CATCCTGTAAAGGAAACACAGAGAAGTATGCAACATATCAGTATGAAGGCCTTCAAAAATATACATCAACTGAAAAATGACTAAGAACATGCATCACGTGGAACTGACCGTCAATTGGACACAAAGATAAATATAAGGTAAATAACAATGCCTTCATAACATTACCAGTGATTTTAGATGTAGCTGCCAACTTCCAATATCCGTACGTAAACCAGATGCAAGGGGAGAGCTCTCACGAATTCCCAAATTATCACCACCTAAAGTTAGAGCATTTCCATCTTCATCAGCCAAATAGAAAAACAGATGCGCACTTCTCCAAAATTCCTCATTCCCCTTAGATCTGTAAATGAAGCATGATGAGAAGAGTAGTGAGTGCCTAAAGAAGGCAGCCTAATTCTGCCAACTATGCACAAGTAATTGCCATCTATTGTTATTGGAAACAAAAATGCCAGTACCCTATGCATTTATAAACCAAATGTTATAGAAATAAGTAACTTGTGGCTATACTTATGGCTTCGCACATCGATTCGAACCACCCAATCTCCTCCATAGCCACTGTCTTCCCCCTTAGATTTGAAGAAACTTGTGGCCAAGTTCATGTCATGGTCAACAATGACTTGATGTCCAAAATTGTAGTCATCATGATGTGCCCAACTATATATGCTCAGCTCATCAGAGTCTTTGCGAACATGGCGCAAGAAACTTTTCCCGTCATTTCCACCAATCCACATTAACCCGGCAATCAAAGACCGAGGGGTCCTGCAAGGTGCAACGGCTATAATTAGTAATTACCACCACATCATCATTTGCAATCCAAAAAAcctaaataaacaaaagatcAAGCATAAATTACAACAATCCAAACGAAGGAACACAAATtatacccccaaaaaaaaaaaaaaaagaagatttggGGTGGCAATGGCAAAGAATCAATCAAACACCTGGAACGGATTCCGAGATAAACACGAGGGCGATATGTTCCCCAATACAAGCTCTCCTTGTTCTCACCTTCAGACTGCCACAGCCCCGAAAATACACTCAGATTCAGACCTAAAAATACACACAGCAATCAGCAAAGAGAAATCGAATGGCGCCATACCTGAAGGGTGTCCATGAGCTCTGAAGCAGGGGAGGGCCTAACGAGTCCCCTAGCTCTGTTAGCTTCTCGAACAGGATTTACAAGGTTGAAGATAAAAAGCAAGGCGACGAAGAACGCAAACGCGCCAAGCCCTAGCAGGAGCTTGAGGTCGACGTTGAAACTTCCAATTGAAATGTGGCTTCTACTTCTATCTCTAAGCGGCCTCGAATTGGGCTCTGTTCGCCGGAGAGTAACGGCGTCACGGTCATTGTCGTCCTCTGCATCTCTGTGGGATTTGGCTCTGCTTCGAACACTTGTTTCAGTTGCAGACATTACTTTTGGACTTCACGCTCGACTGAGACTGAGACTGAGAGGCCGAGACAAGTGTATATACGTAGAATTTGGAACGAATACTGggactttttgttttccgATACGCTGCGACTTTGAAAAGGTTTTCGCTCCAATTTCTCCATACTGCCTTTACGCCACGTGTGCTGTTATATCATTTTTTAGTCGAAATTTGCCAATTGTATTTTTggtctaaaaacaaaaaaatattgcaTAGTGTTGTAAAATGATGAAAGTGGAGCCCATATGTCGGAAGGATATTTCCCTGCACCTTCAGatactttcttttcttagcCAAAACCTTTGCCTATAAAATAGGCATACTCCTCATTTGTGATCAACTGAAAATGACTGAATGAAAACATCAGTTCCTATAATTTCTCTATCTAAATTCTATCTTCAATTCctttagttttataacacgttattaGCACGAATTCGCTTTCAAAAATACCAGCTGAATTCTCTAATGAGACTAGatcttttattcctttttttcttcttcctcaccaCCTCAAGCCCCACTCAGATCATTGTCTAAGCAcaagctagagagagagagagagagagagagagagagagagagagcaaacaAAAGAtagaagattttttttttaaaaaaaagggaaaaggagAGGAGTTTTTAATCTCTCTGTAGAAACTGATTAACAAATACAATTCTCTCTgaaatttcctttcttcttcttcttcttcttctcttcagTATCATGAATGTTATCATGGTATCAAGAGCCTAGTTCGATATGATTTTCTTGCTTCCGCTCACAATCCTCTTCGATCTCTTATCGATTCTGCAACTTTTCTTGCTCCTGATAaatcctaaaattttcaatttcatcttcCAACTCTTCGATTTCTTGTTCCTgataaacccaaaattttcaatttcatcttcCAATTCTTCGATTTCTGTCGTCTTATCTTCAAAATTCTTGTCGTTTATGCATCGATTCCTTcacaaattccttttttttaaacttttcttCGTGGTGCTGTTCTTCGATTTCTAGATCTTGCATAGTTTTCTTTCTGTGATACCGTAAGCGTTCATGGCAACTTCTTCTCCGTTCAAGATTGAAGGTCTTCTCGGCATGCTCACTATCAAATTGAATGATGAAAACTATCTCAAATGGCGTTATTAGATTGAATCCGTTCTGGAAGGTTATGACCTGTTTGGTCACTTCGATGGAACGCTATTTCCTCCTCCTAAGTTTGCGCTTGTGGATGAGAAAGGTGTCACTTCTACTATTACAGCTACGTATCGTGAATGGTTGAGGGCTGATAAGACGCTGCTTAGCTTACTCATTGCGACCTTGTCTGATGAAGCGATTGAGTATGTGATTGGGAGTAAAACTACTCGAGAGGCTTGGTTGAGCCTTACAGATCGCTACGCCACCGTCTCTCGTGCTTGCCTTAATCATCTCAAAACAGAGCTTCAGACTGCTCAGAAAGGTACTGATACGATTGAGAAATTTTTGCTTCGGCTTAAACATGTTCGCGACCAGCTTGCCATTACTGGAGTCTCTATGTCTGATGATGATCTCATGATT
The window above is part of the Prunus dulcis chromosome 1, ALMONDv2, whole genome shotgun sequence genome. Proteins encoded here:
- the LOC117633563 gene encoding mannosyl-oligosaccharide glucosidase GCS1-like isoform X1, producing MSATETSVRSRAKSHRDAEDDNDRDAVTLRRTEPNSRPLRDRSRSHISIGSFNVDLKLLLGLGAFAFFVALLFIFNLVNPVREANRARGLVRPSPASELMDTLQSEGENKESLYWGTYRPRVYLGIRSRTPRSLIAGLMWIGGNDGKSFLRHVRKDSDELSIYSWAHHDDYNFGHQVIVDHDMNLATSFFKSKGEDSGYGGDWVVRIDVRSHKYSHKSKGNEEFWRSAHLFFYLADEDGNALTLGGDNLGIRESSPLASGLRTDIGSWQLHLKSLDDVEVHYFGFKMPHTHNLSDIVQDYLEPQVRKFGPLQLPDISDKSPNILVFQISAKIPFKTDIAFISGTDLESSRVEERVSSLTGTSLTSQLMEKQREFDTKFEKSFDQPDKIDQAADEFDKHAPPGFDKQVVSQALGFIQKAWGNARRFIKDAQNGDTHTVIHHAVTEYKQFLFNQSAKLWVDQYPKVQSVAEKASSAASYWSQKYNHVVKDLTLKGYNISGYLPLVPIDKKMTKAPKHGEARKKGNAAVVVDRASVRI
- the LOC117633563 gene encoding mannosyl-oligosaccharide glucosidase GCS1-like isoform X2; this encodes MSATETSVRSRAKSHRDAEDDNDRDAVTLRRTEPNSRPLRDRSRSHISIGSFNVDLKLLLGLGAFAFFVALLFIFNLVNPVREANRARGLVRPSPASELMDTLQSEGENKESLYWGTYRPRVYLGIRSRTPRSLIAGLMWIGGNDGKSFLRHVRKDSDELSIYSWAHHDDYNFGHQVIVDHDMNLATSFFKSKGEDSGYGGDWVVRIDVRSHKSKGNEEFWRSAHLFFYLADEDGNALTLGGDNLGIRESSPLASGLRTDIGSWQLHLKSLDDVEVHYFGFKMPHTHNLSDIVQDYLEPQVRKFGPLQLPDISDKSPNILVFQISAKIPFKTDIAFISGTDLESSRVEERVSSLTGTSLTSQLMEKQREFDTKFEKSFDQPDKIDQAADEFDKHAPPGFDKQVVSQALGFIQKAWGNARRFIKDAQNGDTHTVIHHAVTEYKQFLFNQSAKLWVDQYPKVQSVAEKASSAASYWSQKYNHVVKDLTLKGYNISGYLPLVPIDKKMTKAPKHGEARKKGNAAVVVDRASVRI